In the genome of Aspergillus luchuensis IFO 4308 DNA, chromosome 2, nearly complete sequence, one region contains:
- a CDS encoding ankyrin repeat protein (COG:S;~EggNog:ENOG410PXEU;~InterPro:IPR036465): MGSEYSDEYDGYESSSVGDEHEDTINEIVAEVVDQFLTEFSRHLGIQQPENSSLSRSLAPKIPETEEEYRQYVWGYIEHYLQSYYQPGDPYVEELVKSAAVRAKDLTQKYDLEPGTTPKLAVMALYDFVILCDDSSSMKIKRGARIRALEDTCQRVAEIASAIQDQDVYLRFLNSTDDRHLNKLSLTEIRSHMKKVKYSGWTRLGNALRTKIVQPLIFDPLENGLSVKPVITIVITDGHPDGEDENCFGETVLECKKRLTQLSKQPAGAIFLISRVGNDANAENFLSNLRMNKELQEMVYCCQDQLDERREVFRRAGGDNPYSSYLINLFVAALDSQTK, from the exons ATGGGTTCGGAGTACAGTGATGAGTATGATGGGTACGAATCCTCAAGTGTCGGCGACGAGCACGAAGATACTATCAATGAGATTGTTGCCGAGGTTGTCGATCAGTTTCTCACCGAATTCAGTAGACATCTCGGAATCCAGCAGCCCGAAAACTCATCACTATCGCGCTCGTTGGCGCCCAAGATACCGGAGACTGAGGAAGAGTATCGACAGTATGTCTGGGGTTACATCGAGCATTATCTCCAGTCGTATTACCAACCCGGGGATCCATACGTGGAGGAACTAGTGAAGAGTGCGGCTGTTCGTGCTAAGGATCTCACACAAAAATACGACTTGGAACCCGGAACCACGCCAAAGTTGGCCGTCATGGCCTTATATGACTTTGTGATCCTCTGCG ATGACAGCAGTTCAATGAAAATCAAAAGGGGTGCTCGTATACGGGCTCTCGAAGATACTTGTCAACGTGTTGCTGAAATTGCCAGCGCTATACAAGACCAGGACGTGTATCTTCGGTTTTTGAACAGCACAGATGACCGGCACCTGAATAAGCTGTCACTAACTGAGATCAGAAGCCATATGAAGAAGGTCAAATATTCTGGGTGGACGAGACTGGGAAACGCGCTGAGAACCAAGATTGTCCAGCCTCTCATTTTCGATCCATTGGAGAATGGCCTTTCTGTGAAGCCGGTCATTACTATCGTCATAACAGATGGACAC CcagatggtgaggatgagaattGCTTTGGTGAGACCGTCTTGGAGTGCAAAAAGAGATTGACCCAGCTTTCCAAGCAGCCAGCGGGTGCAATATTTCTGATCTCACGGGTCGGCAATGATGCCAATGCAGAAAACTTTTTAAGTAATCTCAGGATGAACAAGGAGTTACAAGAGATGGTCTATTGTTGTCAAGATCAGCTGGATGAGCGGCGGGAGGTGTTCCGCAGAGCTGGCGGAGATAATCCATATTCTTCGTAT TTGATTAACTTATTCGTCGCTGCCCTGGATAGCCAGACTAAGTGA
- a CDS encoding cytochrome P450 (COG:Q;~EggNog:ENOG410PUDI;~InterPro:IPR001128,IPR002401,IPR036396;~PFAM:PF00067;~TransMembrane:1 (o6-23i);~go_function: GO:0005506 - iron ion binding [Evidence IEA];~go_function: GO:0016705 - oxidoreductase activity, acting on paired donors, with incorporation or reduction of molecular oxygen [Evidence IEA];~go_function: GO:0020037 - heme binding [Evidence IEA];~go_process: GO:0055114 - oxidation-reduction process [Evidence IEA]), protein MALNVSVYATVVTVLLLPVLLAIKRLYFHPLSRYNGPRLWALTRLPYMLAFRSGRLAHDIKRFHVIYGDTVRVAPDEVSFLDPDCIKDIYSRRPTNPHYKALPKDPIRQKPPQPGQPGDILDVEDEDHSRIRKAYAPAFSTQALNAQKPLVTSYVFKMIAQLKSRANSSDPSRRIVDLQRWITYCTFDIICSLSFGEDFGCLDNDSYHEWVGMVVNSVKGKVQIAAFRFYPWLFNYLVKSLPKSAQLMVERHQAMTNEKVQKRLHTAVDRPDFFSYLLKSKNELTESEMEINAGTFIFAGSHTLQSSLTGILFHLLKNPEALARVTEEIRSSFPDEKDLDANKLSKLPILDAAIKEGIRLTAPVPLGITRLIPSGGHTVCGEFFPGGTKVSYNSWAAGVSHRNFSDPTNFHLERWLNPDEGRFANDRRSAIQPFLQGPRDCIGQNLARLEMSLVIGYLIYHFDFVLPNGREALGEWEDQETYAVWMKSPLMVELVAR, encoded by the exons ATGGCGCTCAACGTCTCTGTCTACGCGACCGTCGTAACGGTCCTGCTG CTGCCCGTTCTCCTAGCAATAAAACGGCTCTActtccatcctctctcccGCTACAATGGCCCACGGCTCTGGGCGCTGACGCGACTCCCTTATATGCTCGCCTTTCGGTCGGGTCGACTAGCTCACGACATCAAAAGATTCCACGTTATATATGGCGATACTGTCCGCGTGGCTCCAGATGAGGTGTCATTCCTGGATCCCGATTGCATCAAAGACATCTACAGCCGTCGTCCCACCAACCCACATTACAAGGCGCTACCCAAGGATCCAATCCGCCAAAAGCCCCCACAACCTGGTCAGCCCGGCGACATTCTGgatgtggaagatgaagaccaCTCGCGTATTCGAAAAGCATATGCTCCCGCATTTAGTACACAGGCCTTGAACGCCCAAAAGCCACTGGTAACTTCATACGTCTTTAAAATGATCGCCCAGTTGAAGTCGCGGGCAAACAGCTCGGACCCATCGAGGAGAATAGTTGACCTTCAGCGATGGATCACTTACTGCACATTTGATATCATCTGTTCACTGAGCTTCGGGGAAGATTTCGGCTGCCTGGATAATGACAGTTACCACGAATGGGTCGGGATGGTGGTTAATTCCGTAAAAGGCAAAGTGCAGATTGCGGCTTTTCGCTTTTATCCATGGCTTTTTAACTATCTAGTTAAGAGCTTGCCAAAATCTGCCCAATTGATGGTGGAAAGACATCAGGCCATGACTAATGAAAAGGTCCAGAAGCGTTTACATACAGCAGTAGACCGACCGGATTTCTTCTCATACCTTCTCAAATCGAAGAACGAGCTGACAGAATCCGAGATGGAAATTAACGCGGGCACCTTTATCTTCGCAGGAAGCCATACACTCCAGTCCTCACTCACGGGGATCCTGTTCCATTTACTGAAGAACCCCGAAGCCCTGGCCAGGGTAACAGAAGAGATCCGAAGTAGTTTCCCAGATGAGAAAGATCTGGATGCGAACAAACTGTCTAAACTACCAATCTTGGATGCAGCCATCAAAGAGGGTATCCGACTAACCGCGCCTGTGCCGTTGGGAATTACAAGACTTATTCCCAGTGGGGGGCATACCGTGTGTGGAGAATTCTTCCCCGGAGGT ACCAAAGTTTCATACAACTCATGGGCTGCAGGCGTATCCCACCGAAACTTTTCCGACCCCACCAATTTTCATTTGGAGCGGTGGTTGAACCCAGATGAGGGTCGCTTCGCAAACGATCGGCGCTCTGCGATACAACCATTCCTGCAGGGGCCGCGGGACTGTATTGGACAGAATCTGGCACGGTTGGAGATGTCGCTTGTCATCGGATATCTGATTTATCACTTCGATTTCGTATTACCGAATGGACGAGAGGCCCTGGGGGAATGGGAGGATCAGGAGACTTATGCTGTGTGGATGAAGTCACCTCTTATGGTGGAGTTGGTTGCGCGTTGA